A single Penaeus chinensis breed Huanghai No. 1 chromosome 7, ASM1920278v2, whole genome shotgun sequence DNA region contains:
- the LOC125027096 gene encoding CCA tRNA nucleotidyltransferase 1, mitochondrial-like isoform X3 → MLARIATREFLARKTFLHLISPSLNALVNQLHTMRLSEDQMAQVLSPEVRQLAQLFSTHGYELRIAGGAVRDLLMGKTPHDLDFATTATPDEMKSMFDAEGVRMINAGGEKHGTVTARLEECNFECTTLRIDVETDGRHAEVEFTKDWELDANRRDLTINAMFLGLDGTVYDFFDGSKHLSDRFVTFVGDADTRIREDYLRILRYFRFYGRIAERSDNHSAKVLESIKANAEGLAKIAGERIWVELQKIISGNHGGELLVMMAECGVGPYIGFPENFDCAGVKAVYRRCREASIPSSEVHHMTLLAAGFASEEEAIRFIARVKCSKRERDLLLHVIQHRDFALQASSFKEVKDHLVDIVIGERRNKDVGLLLTSELLKYVGRVDFLENLKNWEIPRFPVNGNMIGEKGVPRKQTKIALRDTLEEWKKSDYSLGSEELLDMLDVKQYQ, encoded by the exons ATGTTGGCTCGAATTGCGACACGTGAGTTCCTCGCCCGGAAAACTTTCTTGCATTTAATCTCCCCTTCGCTAAATGCGCTCGTG AACCAGCTGCACACGATGAGGCTGAGTGAGGACCAGATGGCGCAGGTGCTGAGCCCGGAGGTGCGGCAGCTGGCTCAGCTCTTCTCCACCCACGGCTATGAGCTCCGCATCGCTGGGGGCGCCGTGCGCGACCTCCTAATGGGGAAGACGCCGCACGACCTGGACTTCGCCACGACGGCCACGCCCGACGAGATGAAGAGCATGTTCGACGCGGAGGGCGTGCGGATGATCAACGCCGGCGGGGAGAAGCACGGCACGGTCACGGCGCGCCTGGAGGAGTGCAACTTCGAGTGCACGACGCTCAGGATCGACGTGGAGACGGACGGGCGGCACGCGGAGGTCGAGTTCACCAAGGACTGGGAGCTGGACGCCAACCGCAGGGACCTCACCATCAACGCCATGTTCCTGGGCCTCGACGGCACCGTCTACGACTTCTTCGACGGCAGCAAGCACTTGAGCGACCGATTCGTGACCTTCGTCGGCGATGCGGACACGCGCATCAGGGAGGACTACCTGCGGATTCTGCGCTACTTCCGGTTCTACGGGAGGATCGCTGAGCGCTCGGACAACCACAGCGCCAAGGTCCTGGAGAGCATTAAGGCCAACGCCGAGGGGCTCGCCAAGATCGCCGGCGAGCGCATCTGGGTCGAGCTGCAGAAGATCATCAGCGGGAACCACGGCGGGGAGCTGCTCGTCATGATGGCCGAGTGCGGCGTCGGCCCCTACATCGGATTCCCCGAGAACTTTGACTGCGCCGGCGTCAAGGCCGTGTACAGGCGGTGCCGGGAGGCCAGCATTCCAAGCTCGGAAGTCCACCACATGACGCTGCTCGCCGCGGGCTTCGCCAGCGAGGAGGAAGCCATCAGGTTCATCGCGCGAGTCAAGTGCTCGAAGAGGGAGCGCGACCTGCTGCTGCACGTCATCCAGCACCGGGACTTCGCGCTGCAGGCGAGCTCCTTCAAGGAGGTCAAGGACCATCTGGTCGACATCGTCATCGGCGAGAGAAGGAACAAGGACGTGGGGCTCTTGCTCACCAGCGAACTCCTTAAGTACGTCGGGCGAGTGGACTTCCTGGAGAACCTGAAGAATTGGGAGATCCCGCGGTTCCCAGTCAACGGTAACATGATCGGCGAGAAGGGCGTCCCGCGCAAGCAGACCAAGATCGCCCTCAGAGACACCCTGGAGGAGTGGAAGAAGTCGGACTACTCCCTGGGGAGCGAGGAGCTCCTAGACATGTTGGATGTCAAGCAGTACCAGTGA
- the LOC125027096 gene encoding CCA tRNA nucleotidyltransferase 1, mitochondrial-like isoform X4, whose translation MAQCKPPAENLQIDANQLHTMRLSEDQMAQVLSPEVRQLAQLFSTHGYELRIAGGAVRDLLMGKTPHDLDFATTATPDEMKSMFDAEGVRMINAGGEKHGTVTARLEECNFECTTLRIDVETDGRHAEVEFTKDWELDANRRDLTINAMFLGLDGTVYDFFDGSKHLSDRFVTFVGDADTRIREDYLRILRYFRFYGRIAERSDNHSAKVLESIKANAEGLAKIAGERIWVELQKIISGNHGGELLVMMAECGVGPYIGFPENFDCAGVKAVYRRCREASIPSSEVHHMTLLAAGFASEEEAIRFIARVKCSKRERDLLLHVIQHRDFALQASSFKEVKDHLVDIVIGERRNKDVGLLLTSELLKYVGRVDFLENLKNWEIPRFPVNGNMIGEKGVPRKQTKIALRDTLEEWKKSDYSLGSEELLDMLDVKQYQ comes from the exons ATGGCACAGTGCAAACCTCCTGCCGAGAACCTGCAGATAGATGCT AACCAGCTGCACACGATGAGGCTGAGTGAGGACCAGATGGCGCAGGTGCTGAGCCCGGAGGTGCGGCAGCTGGCTCAGCTCTTCTCCACCCACGGCTATGAGCTCCGCATCGCTGGGGGCGCCGTGCGCGACCTCCTAATGGGGAAGACGCCGCACGACCTGGACTTCGCCACGACGGCCACGCCCGACGAGATGAAGAGCATGTTCGACGCGGAGGGCGTGCGGATGATCAACGCCGGCGGGGAGAAGCACGGCACGGTCACGGCGCGCCTGGAGGAGTGCAACTTCGAGTGCACGACGCTCAGGATCGACGTGGAGACGGACGGGCGGCACGCGGAGGTCGAGTTCACCAAGGACTGGGAGCTGGACGCCAACCGCAGGGACCTCACCATCAACGCCATGTTCCTGGGCCTCGACGGCACCGTCTACGACTTCTTCGACGGCAGCAAGCACTTGAGCGACCGATTCGTGACCTTCGTCGGCGATGCGGACACGCGCATCAGGGAGGACTACCTGCGGATTCTGCGCTACTTCCGGTTCTACGGGAGGATCGCTGAGCGCTCGGACAACCACAGCGCCAAGGTCCTGGAGAGCATTAAGGCCAACGCCGAGGGGCTCGCCAAGATCGCCGGCGAGCGCATCTGGGTCGAGCTGCAGAAGATCATCAGCGGGAACCACGGCGGGGAGCTGCTCGTCATGATGGCCGAGTGCGGCGTCGGCCCCTACATCGGATTCCCCGAGAACTTTGACTGCGCCGGCGTCAAGGCCGTGTACAGGCGGTGCCGGGAGGCCAGCATTCCAAGCTCGGAAGTCCACCACATGACGCTGCTCGCCGCGGGCTTCGCCAGCGAGGAGGAAGCCATCAGGTTCATCGCGCGAGTCAAGTGCTCGAAGAGGGAGCGCGACCTGCTGCTGCACGTCATCCAGCACCGGGACTTCGCGCTGCAGGCGAGCTCCTTCAAGGAGGTCAAGGACCATCTGGTCGACATCGTCATCGGCGAGAGAAGGAACAAGGACGTGGGGCTCTTGCTCACCAGCGAACTCCTTAAGTACGTCGGGCGAGTGGACTTCCTGGAGAACCTGAAGAATTGGGAGATCCCGCGGTTCCCAGTCAACGGTAACATGATCGGCGAGAAGGGCGTCCCGCGCAAGCAGACCAAGATCGCCCTCAGAGACACCCTGGAGGAGTGGAAGAAGTCGGACTACTCCCTGGGGAGCGAGGAGCTCCTAGACATGTTGGATGTCAAGCAGTACCAGTGA
- the LOC125027096 gene encoding CCA tRNA nucleotidyltransferase 1, mitochondrial-like isoform X2, with amino-acid sequence MLARIATREFLARKTFLHLISPSLNALVVSKSVKSRRDTQRILSDGTKANQLHTMRLSEDQMAQVLSPEVRQLAQLFSTHGYELRIAGGAVRDLLMGKTPHDLDFATTATPDEMKSMFDAEGVRMINAGGEKHGTVTARLEECNFECTTLRIDVETDGRHAEVEFTKDWELDANRRDLTINAMFLGLDGTVYDFFDGSKHLSDRFVTFVGDADTRIREDYLRILRYFRFYGRIAERSDNHSAKVLESIKANAEGLAKIAGERIWVELQKIISGNHGGELLVMMAECGVGPYIGFPENFDCAGVKAVYRRCREASIPSSEVHHMTLLAAGFASEEEAIRFIARVKCSKRERDLLLHVIQHRDFALQASSFKEVKDHLVDIVIGERRNKDVGLLLTSELLKYVGRVDFLENLKNWEIPRFPVNGNMIGEKGVPRKQTKIALRDTLEEWKKSDYSLGSEELLDMLDVKQYQ; translated from the exons ATGTTGGCTCGAATTGCGACACGTGAGTTCCTCGCCCGGAAAACTTTCTTGCATTTAATCTCCCCTTCGCTAAATGCGCTCGTGGTTAGTAAATCGGTCAAAAGCAGAAGAGATACTCAACGAATCCTGAGTGATGGAACCAAAGCC AACCAGCTGCACACGATGAGGCTGAGTGAGGACCAGATGGCGCAGGTGCTGAGCCCGGAGGTGCGGCAGCTGGCTCAGCTCTTCTCCACCCACGGCTATGAGCTCCGCATCGCTGGGGGCGCCGTGCGCGACCTCCTAATGGGGAAGACGCCGCACGACCTGGACTTCGCCACGACGGCCACGCCCGACGAGATGAAGAGCATGTTCGACGCGGAGGGCGTGCGGATGATCAACGCCGGCGGGGAGAAGCACGGCACGGTCACGGCGCGCCTGGAGGAGTGCAACTTCGAGTGCACGACGCTCAGGATCGACGTGGAGACGGACGGGCGGCACGCGGAGGTCGAGTTCACCAAGGACTGGGAGCTGGACGCCAACCGCAGGGACCTCACCATCAACGCCATGTTCCTGGGCCTCGACGGCACCGTCTACGACTTCTTCGACGGCAGCAAGCACTTGAGCGACCGATTCGTGACCTTCGTCGGCGATGCGGACACGCGCATCAGGGAGGACTACCTGCGGATTCTGCGCTACTTCCGGTTCTACGGGAGGATCGCTGAGCGCTCGGACAACCACAGCGCCAAGGTCCTGGAGAGCATTAAGGCCAACGCCGAGGGGCTCGCCAAGATCGCCGGCGAGCGCATCTGGGTCGAGCTGCAGAAGATCATCAGCGGGAACCACGGCGGGGAGCTGCTCGTCATGATGGCCGAGTGCGGCGTCGGCCCCTACATCGGATTCCCCGAGAACTTTGACTGCGCCGGCGTCAAGGCCGTGTACAGGCGGTGCCGGGAGGCCAGCATTCCAAGCTCGGAAGTCCACCACATGACGCTGCTCGCCGCGGGCTTCGCCAGCGAGGAGGAAGCCATCAGGTTCATCGCGCGAGTCAAGTGCTCGAAGAGGGAGCGCGACCTGCTGCTGCACGTCATCCAGCACCGGGACTTCGCGCTGCAGGCGAGCTCCTTCAAGGAGGTCAAGGACCATCTGGTCGACATCGTCATCGGCGAGAGAAGGAACAAGGACGTGGGGCTCTTGCTCACCAGCGAACTCCTTAAGTACGTCGGGCGAGTGGACTTCCTGGAGAACCTGAAGAATTGGGAGATCCCGCGGTTCCCAGTCAACGGTAACATGATCGGCGAGAAGGGCGTCCCGCGCAAGCAGACCAAGATCGCCCTCAGAGACACCCTGGAGGAGTGGAAGAAGTCGGACTACTCCCTGGGGAGCGAGGAGCTCCTAGACATGTTGGATGTCAAGCAGTACCAGTGA
- the LOC125027096 gene encoding CCA tRNA nucleotidyltransferase 1, mitochondrial-like isoform X1 has product MVCGQGSKSRKNSCLRAITVKDLANGTVQTSCREPADRCCTLFGFWSSAVFNSVARKSVCNQLHTMRLSEDQMAQVLSPEVRQLAQLFSTHGYELRIAGGAVRDLLMGKTPHDLDFATTATPDEMKSMFDAEGVRMINAGGEKHGTVTARLEECNFECTTLRIDVETDGRHAEVEFTKDWELDANRRDLTINAMFLGLDGTVYDFFDGSKHLSDRFVTFVGDADTRIREDYLRILRYFRFYGRIAERSDNHSAKVLESIKANAEGLAKIAGERIWVELQKIISGNHGGELLVMMAECGVGPYIGFPENFDCAGVKAVYRRCREASIPSSEVHHMTLLAAGFASEEEAIRFIARVKCSKRERDLLLHVIQHRDFALQASSFKEVKDHLVDIVIGERRNKDVGLLLTSELLKYVGRVDFLENLKNWEIPRFPVNGNMIGEKGVPRKQTKIALRDTLEEWKKSDYSLGSEELLDMLDVKQYQ; this is encoded by the exons ATGGTTTGCGGACAAGGTAGCAAAAGCAGAAAGAATTCATGCCTTCGAGCTATAACTGTAAAAGACCTTGCTAATGGCACAGTGCAAACCTCCTGCCGAGAACCTGCAGATAGATGCTGTACGCTATTCGGTTTTTGGAGTTCAGCCGTTTTTAATTCAGTAGCAAGgaagtctgtttgt AACCAGCTGCACACGATGAGGCTGAGTGAGGACCAGATGGCGCAGGTGCTGAGCCCGGAGGTGCGGCAGCTGGCTCAGCTCTTCTCCACCCACGGCTATGAGCTCCGCATCGCTGGGGGCGCCGTGCGCGACCTCCTAATGGGGAAGACGCCGCACGACCTGGACTTCGCCACGACGGCCACGCCCGACGAGATGAAGAGCATGTTCGACGCGGAGGGCGTGCGGATGATCAACGCCGGCGGGGAGAAGCACGGCACGGTCACGGCGCGCCTGGAGGAGTGCAACTTCGAGTGCACGACGCTCAGGATCGACGTGGAGACGGACGGGCGGCACGCGGAGGTCGAGTTCACCAAGGACTGGGAGCTGGACGCCAACCGCAGGGACCTCACCATCAACGCCATGTTCCTGGGCCTCGACGGCACCGTCTACGACTTCTTCGACGGCAGCAAGCACTTGAGCGACCGATTCGTGACCTTCGTCGGCGATGCGGACACGCGCATCAGGGAGGACTACCTGCGGATTCTGCGCTACTTCCGGTTCTACGGGAGGATCGCTGAGCGCTCGGACAACCACAGCGCCAAGGTCCTGGAGAGCATTAAGGCCAACGCCGAGGGGCTCGCCAAGATCGCCGGCGAGCGCATCTGGGTCGAGCTGCAGAAGATCATCAGCGGGAACCACGGCGGGGAGCTGCTCGTCATGATGGCCGAGTGCGGCGTCGGCCCCTACATCGGATTCCCCGAGAACTTTGACTGCGCCGGCGTCAAGGCCGTGTACAGGCGGTGCCGGGAGGCCAGCATTCCAAGCTCGGAAGTCCACCACATGACGCTGCTCGCCGCGGGCTTCGCCAGCGAGGAGGAAGCCATCAGGTTCATCGCGCGAGTCAAGTGCTCGAAGAGGGAGCGCGACCTGCTGCTGCACGTCATCCAGCACCGGGACTTCGCGCTGCAGGCGAGCTCCTTCAAGGAGGTCAAGGACCATCTGGTCGACATCGTCATCGGCGAGAGAAGGAACAAGGACGTGGGGCTCTTGCTCACCAGCGAACTCCTTAAGTACGTCGGGCGAGTGGACTTCCTGGAGAACCTGAAGAATTGGGAGATCCCGCGGTTCCCAGTCAACGGTAACATGATCGGCGAGAAGGGCGTCCCGCGCAAGCAGACCAAGATCGCCCTCAGAGACACCCTGGAGGAGTGGAAGAAGTCGGACTACTCCCTGGGGAGCGAGGAGCTCCTAGACATGTTGGATGTCAAGCAGTACCAGTGA
- the LOC125027096 gene encoding CCA tRNA nucleotidyltransferase 1, mitochondrial-like isoform X5 yields MRLSEDQMAQVLSPEVRQLAQLFSTHGYELRIAGGAVRDLLMGKTPHDLDFATTATPDEMKSMFDAEGVRMINAGGEKHGTVTARLEECNFECTTLRIDVETDGRHAEVEFTKDWELDANRRDLTINAMFLGLDGTVYDFFDGSKHLSDRFVTFVGDADTRIREDYLRILRYFRFYGRIAERSDNHSAKVLESIKANAEGLAKIAGERIWVELQKIISGNHGGELLVMMAECGVGPYIGFPENFDCAGVKAVYRRCREASIPSSEVHHMTLLAAGFASEEEAIRFIARVKCSKRERDLLLHVIQHRDFALQASSFKEVKDHLVDIVIGERRNKDVGLLLTSELLKYVGRVDFLENLKNWEIPRFPVNGNMIGEKGVPRKQTKIALRDTLEEWKKSDYSLGSEELLDMLDVKQYQ; encoded by the coding sequence ATGAGGCTGAGTGAGGACCAGATGGCGCAGGTGCTGAGCCCGGAGGTGCGGCAGCTGGCTCAGCTCTTCTCCACCCACGGCTATGAGCTCCGCATCGCTGGGGGCGCCGTGCGCGACCTCCTAATGGGGAAGACGCCGCACGACCTGGACTTCGCCACGACGGCCACGCCCGACGAGATGAAGAGCATGTTCGACGCGGAGGGCGTGCGGATGATCAACGCCGGCGGGGAGAAGCACGGCACGGTCACGGCGCGCCTGGAGGAGTGCAACTTCGAGTGCACGACGCTCAGGATCGACGTGGAGACGGACGGGCGGCACGCGGAGGTCGAGTTCACCAAGGACTGGGAGCTGGACGCCAACCGCAGGGACCTCACCATCAACGCCATGTTCCTGGGCCTCGACGGCACCGTCTACGACTTCTTCGACGGCAGCAAGCACTTGAGCGACCGATTCGTGACCTTCGTCGGCGATGCGGACACGCGCATCAGGGAGGACTACCTGCGGATTCTGCGCTACTTCCGGTTCTACGGGAGGATCGCTGAGCGCTCGGACAACCACAGCGCCAAGGTCCTGGAGAGCATTAAGGCCAACGCCGAGGGGCTCGCCAAGATCGCCGGCGAGCGCATCTGGGTCGAGCTGCAGAAGATCATCAGCGGGAACCACGGCGGGGAGCTGCTCGTCATGATGGCCGAGTGCGGCGTCGGCCCCTACATCGGATTCCCCGAGAACTTTGACTGCGCCGGCGTCAAGGCCGTGTACAGGCGGTGCCGGGAGGCCAGCATTCCAAGCTCGGAAGTCCACCACATGACGCTGCTCGCCGCGGGCTTCGCCAGCGAGGAGGAAGCCATCAGGTTCATCGCGCGAGTCAAGTGCTCGAAGAGGGAGCGCGACCTGCTGCTGCACGTCATCCAGCACCGGGACTTCGCGCTGCAGGCGAGCTCCTTCAAGGAGGTCAAGGACCATCTGGTCGACATCGTCATCGGCGAGAGAAGGAACAAGGACGTGGGGCTCTTGCTCACCAGCGAACTCCTTAAGTACGTCGGGCGAGTGGACTTCCTGGAGAACCTGAAGAATTGGGAGATCCCGCGGTTCCCAGTCAACGGTAACATGATCGGCGAGAAGGGCGTCCCGCGCAAGCAGACCAAGATCGCCCTCAGAGACACCCTGGAGGAGTGGAAGAAGTCGGACTACTCCCTGGGGAGCGAGGAGCTCCTAGACATGTTGGATGTCAAGCAGTACCAGTGA